In Persicimonas caeni, a single window of DNA contains:
- a CDS encoding CAP domain-containing protein, giving the protein MSMRLVLKRYLIALMCLAFVAAACSDDDDNGGGGGGALTDASTSDTDQTSDGTSNTDGSTSDAGADVEEDIEVPECGEGEAYCDYECRDILASTQHCGGCGMTCPSWNATCDQGNCICDDDSYTYCDGFCVDTQVDRVNCGSCGNTCAEGDVCNAGECKSIPMRVTEETNAARSTPTDCGQYGTIDAVGPLVLDPELSKAAQAHAEDMVANNFLGHEGSDGSDFAERIRRTNYTGNPVGENVAGGQRSSEEVVAGWVDSDGHCRNIMNGQATRIGVGYAEGNNNTQYPTYWVQVFGN; this is encoded by the coding sequence ATGTCGATGCGCTTGGTCTTGAAACGATACCTGATTGCCCTGATGTGTTTGGCGTTCGTCGCCGCCGCATGTAGCGACGACGATGACAACGGCGGAGGCGGCGGCGGAGCACTGACCGACGCAAGCACCAGCGACACCGACCAGACGAGTGACGGCACGAGCAACACCGACGGCTCGACGAGCGACGCCGGTGCCGACGTCGAAGAAGACATCGAAGTCCCCGAGTGCGGCGAGGGCGAAGCCTACTGCGACTACGAATGCCGCGACATCTTGGCCTCGACCCAGCACTGCGGCGGTTGCGGGATGACCTGCCCGTCGTGGAACGCCACGTGCGACCAGGGCAACTGCATCTGCGACGACGACAGCTACACCTACTGCGACGGCTTTTGCGTCGACACGCAAGTCGACCGCGTCAACTGCGGCTCGTGCGGTAACACCTGCGCCGAGGGCGACGTCTGCAACGCCGGCGAGTGCAAGTCGATTCCGATGCGCGTAACCGAGGAGACCAACGCCGCTCGCTCGACGCCGACCGACTGCGGTCAGTACGGCACCATCGACGCGGTTGGCCCGCTCGTGCTCGACCCCGAGTTGAGCAAAGCCGCCCAGGCCCACGCCGAAGACATGGTCGCCAACAACTTCCTGGGTCACGAGGGTTCGGACGGCAGCGACTTCGCCGAGCGCATCCGCCGCACAAACTACACCGGCAACCCGGTCGGCGAGAACGTCGCCGGCGGCCAGCGCAGCTCCGAAGAGGTCGTGGCCGGCTGGGTCGACTCCGACGGACACTGCCGCAACATCATGAATGGCCAAGCCACCCGCATCGGCGTCGGGTACGCCGAGGGCAACAACAACACCCAGTACCCCACTTACTGGGTCCAGGTGTTCGGTAACTGA
- a CDS encoding sulfurtransferase yields MVRQVALKSFFLLVVVMSSFAAAPVYAGQSDWVVSAKEAKKLIEADKATVLDTRGKMSWIAGHVPRSAPVKWQDFSRTKAPYKGELLRDDAKLTQKLQELGVSKGRAVLVVGKPPKNWGEDGRIVWMLRTLGHSNAALVEGGYSALKKAGVDTTLSQAKAPKGDFVVKRTGKYDIDRDTLRKKYKSKDYVLVDTREPREYRGKTPYGESRGGHVPGAKHLHYTDLMDSKGRLLPKAKLEKKLAAKGISPDKEVVAYCTGGVRSAWLVAVLADLGYANVMNYAGSMWEWSAGDEKTYPLEK; encoded by the coding sequence ATGGTACGCCAAGTTGCTTTGAAGAGTTTCTTTTTGCTGGTGGTCGTGATGTCGTCGTTTGCTGCCGCGCCGGTCTACGCGGGTCAATCCGATTGGGTGGTGAGTGCCAAGGAAGCCAAGAAGTTGATCGAAGCCGATAAGGCCACCGTCCTCGACACTCGCGGCAAGATGTCGTGGATCGCCGGTCACGTGCCGCGCTCGGCGCCGGTCAAGTGGCAGGACTTCTCGCGCACGAAGGCGCCGTACAAAGGCGAGTTGTTGCGCGACGACGCCAAGCTCACCCAGAAACTGCAGGAGTTGGGCGTCTCGAAGGGGCGTGCGGTCCTGGTGGTCGGCAAGCCTCCCAAAAATTGGGGCGAGGATGGGCGCATCGTCTGGATGCTGCGTACGCTCGGCCACTCGAACGCCGCGTTGGTCGAGGGCGGATACAGCGCGCTCAAGAAGGCCGGCGTCGACACGACCCTCAGCCAGGCGAAGGCGCCCAAGGGCGACTTTGTGGTCAAACGCACCGGTAAATACGACATCGACCGCGACACGCTGCGCAAGAAGTACAAGTCGAAGGATTATGTGCTCGTCGACACCCGCGAGCCGCGAGAGTATCGGGGAAAGACCCCCTACGGTGAGAGCCGTGGCGGGCATGTTCCGGGCGCGAAGCACTTGCACTACACCGACTTGATGGACTCGAAGGGGCGGCTCTTACCCAAAGCGAAGCTCGAGAAGAAGCTCGCCGCCAAGGGGATTTCCCCCGACAAGGAGGTCGTGGCGTATTGCACCGGCGGGGTGCGCAGCGCCTGGCTGGTCGCCGTACTCGCCGACTTGGGCTACGCGAACGTGATGAATTACGCCGGGTCGATGTGGGAGTGGTCGGCCGGGGATGAAAAGACATATCCGCTGGAGAAGTGA
- a CDS encoding tetratricopeptide repeat protein: protein MNRYVRAAGTFVASGVAALIALVSLTTTSWAQTDTELTESQLDYNNKGVMLINEGKYDEALGYFQSSLAIGEANVTYLNLGRTYARMERCAEAAAAFERVESAPKVKSPPPAAIDKILKRYRAELFEVCSARIRLRCPDEKVSVAIDNAPAVTCPQLPVPVTPGEHRVQVTFEGRESVQTVDAKAGEVTQLDVEVPQDPANQEPADEKPVAQKPVEQAPTALEPIEPLESEPSNGLRTAAWVSSITGGALLVTGLVVDQTVVGSRLDEVEAASTAGDRSAYDTRLEEYEQARDLNRAVFIAGGALAASGVVMWVLSADEADAPTAGASVTPREGGASLEVNWRW, encoded by the coding sequence ATGAATCGATACGTACGTGCGGCCGGGACATTTGTCGCGAGCGGGGTGGCGGCGCTGATAGCGTTGGTTTCTCTCACGACGACAAGCTGGGCCCAGACCGACACCGAGCTGACCGAGTCGCAGCTCGACTACAATAACAAGGGCGTCATGCTCATCAACGAGGGCAAGTACGACGAAGCCCTCGGCTACTTCCAGTCCTCGCTGGCCATCGGCGAGGCGAACGTCACCTACCTGAATCTGGGGCGAACCTACGCGCGCATGGAGCGCTGCGCCGAAGCGGCTGCAGCGTTCGAGCGGGTGGAGTCGGCTCCCAAGGTCAAGAGCCCGCCTCCGGCGGCCATCGACAAGATCCTGAAGCGTTATCGTGCCGAGCTCTTCGAGGTGTGCTCGGCCAGGATTCGGCTGCGCTGCCCCGACGAGAAAGTGTCGGTGGCCATCGACAACGCCCCGGCGGTGACGTGTCCGCAGCTTCCGGTGCCGGTGACGCCCGGCGAGCACCGCGTGCAGGTGACCTTTGAGGGTCGCGAGTCGGTTCAAACGGTCGACGCGAAGGCCGGCGAGGTGACGCAGTTGGATGTTGAAGTTCCCCAAGATCCCGCTAATCAGGAGCCTGCTGACGAAAAGCCCGTTGCTCAGAAGCCGGTCGAGCAGGCGCCGACGGCCCTCGAGCCGATCGAGCCTCTCGAGAGCGAGCCGTCCAATGGGCTGCGCACGGCGGCTTGGGTCAGCTCGATCACCGGCGGGGCATTACTCGTCACTGGACTTGTGGTCGACCAGACAGTCGTCGGCTCACGCCTCGACGAGGTCGAGGCTGCGTCGACGGCGGGTGATCGCTCGGCGTACGACACACGGCTCGAAGAGTACGAGCAGGCCCGCGACCTGAACCGCGCGGTCTTTATCGCCGGAGGCGCGTTGGCCGCGTCGGGCGTGGTGATGTGGGTCTTGTCAGCGGACGAGGCCGACGCGCCGACGGCCGGCGCAAGCGTTACGCCTCGCGAGGGTGGGGCGAGTCTCGAAGTCAATTGGAGGTGGTGA